Proteins encoded by one window of Elusimicrobiota bacterium:
- a CDS encoding histidine phosphatase family protein, with protein MEIIFLRHAPAGEREDWARTGRPDSERPLTPDGRKRAREAAKGLARLVETADLVATSPWTRARETAEIAAKALGAPLAETNFLLPHRSPASLAGWLSGLDGERVVLVGHEPHLSRVISWLLAGSSRTFVAMKKAQAVLLETPKAAAGSAVLAWSLPPKVLRRL; from the coding sequence ATGGAGATCATTTTCCTGAGGCACGCGCCCGCCGGCGAGCGCGAGGACTGGGCCCGGACCGGGCGCCCGGACTCGGAGCGGCCGCTGACGCCCGACGGGCGCAAGCGCGCCCGCGAGGCGGCCAAGGGCCTGGCGAGGCTCGTCGAGACCGCGGACCTCGTCGCGACGAGCCCGTGGACCCGCGCCCGCGAGACGGCCGAGATCGCGGCGAAGGCGCTCGGGGCGCCGCTCGCGGAGACGAACTTCCTGCTCCCGCACCGCTCCCCGGCGAGCCTCGCGGGCTGGCTGTCGGGGCTCGACGGCGAGCGCGTCGTCCTCGTCGGCCACGAGCCGCATCTGTCGCGGGTGATCTCCTGGCTGCTGGCGGGGTCCTCCCGGACTTTCGTCGCGATGAAGAAGGCGCAGGCCGTCCTGCTGGAGACTCCGAAGGCCGCGGCGGGCTCCGCCGTCCTGGCGTGGTCGCTCCCACCGAAGGTCCTGCGCCGTCTATAA
- a CDS encoding DUF47 family protein produces the protein MAFSFIPKEEKFFELFEAQAAHSVAAAKLFREMAQKWSRETGSFDKLREIEHEADITTHDIYEKLNRTFVTPFDREDIRELASELDTITDLIESAGQRMFLYQIDKSTDDLVQLTDILWQATEQVRKAIKELQNPEKSRHVMDYCIEINRLENAGDHALGVAIGKLFQGKPDPLEVMKWKEIYETVEHAIDKCEDVAHTLETILVKQA, from the coding sequence ATGGCCTTCAGCTTCATCCCCAAGGAAGAGAAGTTCTTCGAACTGTTCGAGGCGCAGGCGGCCCACAGCGTCGCGGCCGCGAAGCTGTTCCGCGAGATGGCCCAGAAGTGGAGCCGCGAGACCGGGTCCTTCGACAAGCTCCGCGAGATCGAGCACGAGGCGGACATCACCACCCACGACATCTACGAGAAGCTCAACCGGACCTTCGTGACGCCCTTCGACCGCGAGGACATCCGCGAGCTCGCCAGCGAGCTCGACACGATCACCGACCTCATCGAGTCGGCGGGCCAGCGCATGTTCCTCTACCAGATCGACAAGAGCACCGACGACCTCGTCCAGCTCACCGACATCCTGTGGCAGGCGACCGAGCAGGTGCGCAAGGCGATCAAGGAGCTGCAGAACCCCGAGAAATCCCGCCACGTGATGGACTACTGCATCGAGATCAACCGCCTCGAGAACGCGGGCGACCACGCGCTCGGCGTCGCGATCGGCAAGCTGTTCCAGGGCAAGCCCGACCCGCTCGAGGTCATGAAGTGGAAGGAGATCTACGAGACCGTCGAGCACGCCATCGACAAGTGCGAGGACGTCGCCCACACGCTCGAGACGATCCTCGTCAAGCAGGCCTAG
- a CDS encoding glycosyltransferase family 9 protein: protein MSLKELGKQLEKRGKEALRATLLQLVPKPRAHEGPADPSKVRRLLAVRHDARLGNLLLLTPALRLMKAAFPAARVEVLLSDRYGDALKHNPCVDEILTAKAVPGLRLRGYDLAFDFSPQHAFSLSSAVWTAMSGAKRRVGFDRGDAAKFLDDLVPVPARRAHETANLASLVRHAAPGVSLPPDESLRTEYHFGPGEKEEGAKAWASWGLDEDSVALFLGARAEKRLDPSWFFDLGERLVRSGRKAVLTGGPAERKLLEGRTIPAGVSVAPELPLRAFAATIVNARAVLTADTGPMHLAVALGVPTVQLFSHTEPWRFGYALPGHALLETPGRHPTTNEAWAALTGLLAKAG from the coding sequence GTGAGCCTTAAAGAACTCGGGAAGCAGCTCGAGAAGCGGGGCAAGGAAGCCCTGCGCGCGACCTTGCTCCAGCTGGTGCCCAAGCCGCGGGCCCACGAGGGCCCGGCCGACCCCTCCAAGGTACGGCGCCTGCTCGCCGTGCGCCACGACGCCCGGCTCGGCAACCTGCTGCTGCTGACGCCGGCCCTGCGCCTGATGAAGGCGGCTTTTCCGGCCGCGCGCGTCGAGGTGCTCCTCTCCGACCGCTACGGGGATGCACTGAAGCATAACCCGTGCGTGGACGAGATCCTCACCGCGAAGGCCGTGCCCGGCCTGCGGCTGCGCGGCTACGACCTCGCCTTCGACTTCTCGCCGCAGCACGCCTTCTCCCTGTCGAGCGCGGTCTGGACGGCCATGTCGGGCGCGAAGCGCCGCGTCGGCTTCGACCGGGGGGACGCCGCCAAGTTCCTCGACGACCTCGTGCCCGTGCCGGCCCGGCGCGCCCACGAGACGGCCAACCTCGCGTCCTTGGTGCGCCACGCGGCGCCGGGCGTCTCCTTGCCTCCGGACGAGTCCCTGCGCACCGAGTATCATTTCGGGCCGGGAGAGAAGGAGGAGGGCGCGAAGGCCTGGGCGTCCTGGGGCCTCGACGAAGACAGCGTCGCGCTGTTCCTGGGAGCGCGCGCCGAGAAGCGGCTCGATCCGTCGTGGTTCTTCGACCTCGGCGAGCGCCTCGTCCGCTCCGGCCGCAAGGCGGTGCTGACGGGGGGACCCGCCGAGCGGAAGCTCTTGGAAGGACGGACGATACCGGCCGGCGTCAGCGTCGCGCCGGAGCTGCCCCTGCGCGCCTTCGCCGCGACGATCGTCAACGCGCGCGCGGTGCTCACCGCCGACACCGGGCCCATGCACCTGGCGGTCGCGCTCGGCGTGCCGACCGTCCAGCTGTTCAGCCACACCGAGCCCTGGCGCTTCGGCTACGCGCTCCCCGGGCACGCGCTGCTGGAGACGCCCGGACGGCACCCGACGACGAACGAGGCTTGGGCGGCCCTGACGGGCCTGCTCGCTAAAGCGGGCTGA
- the ppk1 gene encoding polyphosphate kinase 1 yields MARSKILPLKVDAAPAATSPQAVGLKAAERFFNRDLSWLAFNDRVLSEAADPTVPALERLRFATIVSSNLDEFFMTRVAEIGKVARRSAGHRFLDGMTARQVLAQIREHALRQKSRQAEVLRDIIDALRAEGVDIISEFLEERAPDTEVQERLPRLKVMVRRYPEPPPALASARLHVFVRFPREYAVITIEDREGRLITLPTKDGVKRYALVERWIADRAEDLFPDREVIETFPFKIIRDADLRWRPDDEENLEDQILEAVNRRSNAKVVRLEVDSPAYSEGALFLATALGLDSSALYRFDLPLDMRTLARIDAPKPGLRYPPIEPQVPAPFRKPSSAFEIVRRKDILLHHPYDAFDIVVKFLEAASLDPGVKRIYHTLYRTSLDSPIMAALIAAAAAGKKVTAYIEIKARFDELNNLRWAEALRKAGVKVVPHLGRYKVHSKVTSIVREEDGVERAYTHLGTGNYHPVTARQYTDLGLLTADEVLGREALSYFEALAKGRRPEGLAELLIAPVNLHDEMLRLIREEARFFKETGKGHIIAKMNSLQDPEIVEALYEASNAGVKIELLVRGICCLRPGIAGMSENIRVVSVVDRFLEHSRIYYFRAGGARKMYLSSADWMPRNFYSRYEVAFPVKDLQLKRYVRDTILGKGLADNQKAWGLKPDGSYSRVTPGPGASLVRSQTFFEALARSDYRDTALADRTKPAAAALPKS; encoded by the coding sequence ATGGCACGGTCCAAGATCCTCCCCCTCAAGGTCGACGCGGCTCCCGCCGCGACCTCCCCCCAGGCCGTCGGCCTGAAGGCGGCGGAGCGCTTCTTCAACCGCGACCTGTCCTGGCTCGCCTTCAACGACCGCGTCCTGTCCGAGGCGGCCGACCCGACCGTGCCCGCCCTCGAGCGCCTGCGCTTCGCGACCATCGTCAGCTCGAACCTCGACGAGTTCTTCATGACCCGCGTGGCCGAGATCGGCAAGGTCGCCCGCCGCAGCGCCGGCCACCGCTTCCTCGACGGCATGACCGCCCGCCAGGTCCTCGCCCAGATCCGCGAGCACGCCCTGCGCCAGAAGTCGCGCCAGGCCGAGGTGCTGCGGGACATCATCGACGCCTTGCGGGCCGAAGGCGTCGACATCATCTCGGAATTCCTGGAGGAGCGCGCGCCCGACACCGAGGTGCAGGAGCGCCTGCCCAGGCTCAAGGTCATGGTGCGCCGCTACCCCGAGCCGCCGCCCGCGCTCGCCAGCGCGCGGCTGCACGTGTTCGTGCGCTTCCCGCGCGAGTACGCGGTCATCACCATCGAGGACCGCGAGGGGCGCCTGATCACGCTCCCCACGAAGGACGGCGTCAAGCGCTACGCCCTCGTCGAGCGCTGGATCGCCGACCGCGCCGAGGACCTGTTCCCCGACCGCGAGGTCATCGAGACCTTCCCGTTCAAGATCATCCGCGACGCGGACCTCCGATGGCGCCCGGACGACGAGGAGAACCTCGAGGACCAGATCCTCGAGGCCGTCAACCGGCGCTCGAACGCGAAGGTCGTCCGCCTCGAGGTCGACTCTCCCGCGTATTCCGAGGGCGCCCTGTTCCTGGCCACCGCGCTCGGCCTCGACTCGTCCGCGCTGTACCGCTTCGACCTCCCTCTCGACATGCGCACGCTCGCCCGCATCGACGCGCCCAAGCCCGGCCTGCGCTATCCGCCGATCGAGCCCCAGGTCCCCGCGCCTTTCCGCAAGCCCTCGTCGGCGTTCGAGATCGTCCGGCGCAAGGACATCCTGCTCCACCACCCGTACGACGCCTTCGACATCGTCGTCAAGTTCCTGGAGGCCGCCTCGCTCGACCCGGGGGTCAAGCGCATCTACCACACCTTGTACCGGACCAGCCTCGACTCCCCGATCATGGCCGCGCTCATCGCCGCGGCCGCGGCGGGCAAGAAGGTCACCGCCTACATCGAGATCAAGGCCCGCTTCGACGAGTTGAACAACCTGCGCTGGGCCGAGGCGCTGCGCAAGGCCGGCGTGAAGGTCGTCCCGCATCTCGGACGCTACAAGGTGCACTCGAAGGTGACCTCGATCGTGCGCGAGGAGGACGGCGTCGAGCGGGCCTACACCCACCTCGGCACCGGCAACTACCATCCCGTCACCGCGCGCCAGTACACCGACCTGGGCCTGCTCACGGCCGATGAAGTCCTCGGCCGCGAGGCTCTTTCCTATTTCGAGGCGCTCGCCAAGGGCCGCCGCCCCGAGGGCCTCGCGGAGCTGCTCATCGCGCCGGTCAACCTGCACGACGAGATGCTGCGCCTGATCCGCGAGGAGGCGCGCTTCTTCAAGGAGACCGGCAAGGGCCACATCATCGCGAAGATGAACTCGCTCCAGGACCCGGAGATCGTCGAGGCGCTCTACGAGGCCTCGAACGCCGGCGTGAAGATCGAGCTGCTGGTGCGCGGCATCTGCTGCCTGCGCCCCGGCATCGCGGGCATGTCCGAGAACATCCGGGTCGTGTCCGTCGTCGACCGCTTCCTCGAGCACAGCCGGATCTACTACTTCCGCGCCGGCGGCGCCCGCAAGATGTACCTGTCGAGCGCGGACTGGATGCCGCGCAACTTCTACTCGCGCTACGAGGTCGCCTTCCCGGTCAAGGACCTCCAGCTCAAGCGCTACGTCCGGGACACCATCCTGGGCAAGGGGCTGGCCGACAACCAGAAGGCCTGGGGCCTCAAGCCCGACGGCTCCTACTCGCGCGTGACCCCCGGCCCCGGCGCGTCGCTCGTGCGCTCCCAGACCTTCTTCGAGGCGCTCGCGCGCTCCGACTACCGCGACACCGCCCTCGCCGACCGCACCAAGCCCGCCGCCGCGGCTTTACCGAAAAGTTAA
- a CDS encoding CYTH domain-containing protein has product MSRLDDFTSLLFRKLAIDDLHFVEIECKKRVAPEEAGDLRDWLLDRKGVRHQKSAFFFDQFLDTPSFDLLKKGASLRLRYKKNGTAVYLQYKGPGFTRDGMLYRSEFASERLDKLVREESHHDIVKFTDFSVDAILRKHAGPEMGQAMRRHLGARTVRRITSGPIIALYQKEKFEVDLGSAFLEPSLDRVSAFYIAKRGLHALSTFCEFENEIKAEGGSLEDKLEHLDEMLDFNKAVEKKFDLRREPLDKYHRCASFFLK; this is encoded by the coding sequence ATGAGCCGACTCGACGATTTCACGAGCCTCCTGTTCCGGAAGCTGGCGATCGACGACCTCCATTTCGTCGAGATCGAGTGCAAGAAGCGCGTCGCGCCCGAGGAGGCCGGGGACCTGCGCGACTGGCTCCTCGACCGCAAGGGCGTCAGGCACCAGAAGAGCGCCTTCTTCTTCGACCAGTTCCTCGACACGCCGTCCTTCGATCTCCTGAAGAAGGGCGCCAGCCTGCGCCTGCGCTACAAGAAGAACGGCACCGCCGTTTATCTTCAATATAAAGGTCCCGGGTTCACCCGGGACGGCATGCTGTACCGCTCCGAGTTCGCCTCCGAGCGCCTCGACAAGCTCGTGCGCGAGGAGAGCCACCACGACATCGTGAAGTTCACCGACTTCAGCGTGGACGCGATCTTAAGGAAGCACGCGGGGCCGGAGATGGGGCAGGCGATGCGCCGCCATCTGGGGGCGCGGACGGTGCGCCGCATCACGAGCGGCCCGATCATCGCGCTGTACCAGAAGGAGAAATTCGAGGTGGACCTGGGCAGCGCCTTCCTCGAGCCCTCCCTCGACCGCGTCTCCGCCTTCTACATCGCCAAGCGCGGCCTGCACGCGCTCTCGACCTTCTGCGAGTTCGAGAACGAGATCAAGGCCGAGGGCGGCTCGCTCGAGGACAAGCTCGAGCACCTCGACGAGATGCTCGACTTCAACAAGGCCGTCGAGAAGAAGTTCGACCTCCGGCGCGAGCCGCTCGACAAGTACCACCGCTGCGCGTCGTTCTTCCTGAAGTAG
- a CDS encoding glycosyltransferase family 9 protein, whose product MERITALYIGRVGDVIVATSFLRALRRRWPKARIRLIVGWRSTQVLPLIPFIDESLVLGKPGSVGGNLRFVWKLLAEPCDLIVDLNSSYSKTSALITRAARAPRRLAFDKGAGRSGAFNEVLPAPAEREHMWDRYGRLAAALDAPYDQDPELRLPIADLDEADRLLAAMPPAGGGSFRVVIHPGNFDRFSFRWPEEKFAVLGNRLLDDARVKLFFMGGPGEREKVAAIVAKLKRPVPILPAARLGVSGAMLKRMNLFVCNITGTTHLAAALGVPTFGFYAGYTQAVWRPRGARHGGTVCSEWESCRETTVDEAHAALADHIKRLSPL is encoded by the coding sequence GTGGAGAGGATCACCGCGCTGTACATCGGACGCGTCGGCGACGTCATCGTCGCGACCTCCTTCCTGCGCGCGCTCCGCCGCCGCTGGCCGAAGGCGCGCATCCGCCTGATCGTCGGCTGGCGCTCGACGCAGGTGCTGCCCCTGATCCCGTTCATCGACGAGTCGCTGGTCCTCGGCAAGCCCGGGAGCGTCGGCGGCAACCTGAGGTTCGTCTGGAAGCTCCTCGCCGAGCCCTGCGACCTGATCGTCGACCTCAACTCCTCCTATTCGAAGACCTCCGCCTTGATCACCCGCGCGGCGCGCGCCCCCCGGCGCCTCGCCTTCGACAAGGGCGCCGGCCGCAGCGGGGCCTTCAACGAGGTCCTGCCCGCTCCGGCCGAGCGCGAGCACATGTGGGACCGCTACGGCCGCCTCGCCGCGGCTCTCGACGCGCCGTACGACCAGGACCCCGAGCTGCGCCTGCCCATCGCCGACCTCGACGAGGCCGACCGCCTTCTGGCCGCGATGCCGCCCGCGGGCGGAGGCTCCTTCCGCGTCGTGATCCATCCCGGCAACTTCGACCGCTTCTCCTTCCGCTGGCCCGAGGAGAAGTTCGCCGTGCTCGGCAACCGGCTGCTGGACGACGCGCGCGTGAAGCTGTTCTTCATGGGCGGCCCGGGCGAGCGCGAGAAGGTCGCCGCCATCGTCGCCAAGCTCAAGCGCCCTGTGCCGATCCTTCCCGCCGCGCGCCTGGGCGTCAGCGGCGCCATGCTCAAGCGCATGAACCTGTTCGTGTGCAACATCACGGGGACGACCCACCTCGCCGCCGCCCTGGGCGTCCCGACGTTCGGCTTCTACGCGGGCTACACCCAGGCGGTGTGGCGTCCCCGCGGCGCGCGCCACGGCGGGACGGTGTGCTCCGAGTGGGAGTCGTGCCGGGAGACGACCGTCGACGAGGCGCACGCCGCGCTCGCCGACCACATCAAGCGCCTCAGCCCGCTTTAG
- a CDS encoding enoyl-CoA hydratase/isomerase family protein, giving the protein MSLVSLRTERSVSTLRLERPEALNAMSEDMAREFSAAVKRAARERSKVLVLEAAGHAFSAGGDLAFIEKNRTRPKASLAGIMKRFYGDFLSIREVPQVTIAKIHGTAVGAGLCLALACDLRVVAEDAKLGFNFVRLGLNPGMAAWPLARAAVGDARARDLLFTGRLFSGRDLHAWGGACALASVPGEIDAVCAELAGRVASGSGESLRILKAETRIGGDLTPYLAHEAKGQAVTFKGPDIAEGVAAIRQRRALKFG; this is encoded by the coding sequence ATGAGCCTCGTCAGCCTGCGCACCGAACGGTCCGTCTCCACCTTGCGCCTCGAGCGCCCCGAGGCGCTCAACGCGATGTCCGAGGACATGGCCCGCGAGTTCTCGGCCGCGGTCAAGCGCGCCGCCCGCGAGCGCTCGAAGGTCCTGGTGCTCGAGGCCGCGGGCCACGCCTTCTCCGCCGGCGGCGACCTCGCCTTCATCGAGAAGAACAGGACGCGGCCGAAGGCGTCGTTGGCCGGGATCATGAAGCGCTTCTACGGCGACTTCCTGTCCATCCGCGAGGTCCCGCAGGTCACCATCGCCAAGATCCACGGCACCGCCGTCGGCGCGGGCCTGTGCCTCGCGCTCGCCTGCGACCTGCGCGTCGTCGCGGAAGACGCGAAGCTCGGCTTCAACTTCGTCCGGCTCGGCCTCAACCCGGGCATGGCCGCCTGGCCCTTGGCGCGCGCCGCGGTCGGCGACGCCCGCGCGCGCGACCTTCTCTTCACGGGCCGCCTGTTCTCGGGGCGGGACCTCCATGCCTGGGGCGGCGCCTGCGCGCTGGCGTCGGTCCCCGGCGAGATCGACGCGGTCTGCGCCGAGCTCGCCGGGCGCGTCGCCTCGGGCTCGGGCGAGAGTCTTCGCATCCTCAAGGCCGAGACTCGGATCGGCGGCGACCTGACGCCTTATCTCGCGCACGAGGCGAAGGGCCAGGCGGTCACCTTCAAGGGCCCGGACATCGCCGAGGGCGTGGCCGCGATCAGGCAGCGGCGGGCGCTGAAGTTCGGCTGA
- a CDS encoding ATP-dependent DNA helicase RecQ — MTPEQVLKDVFGYPSFRPGQREIIDAVLAGRDCVGVMPTGAGKSLTYQIPARLLKGVTLVVSPLISLMKDQVDAAVSVGLRATFLNSSLTPDERRERIDGLQRGDYELVYAAPEGLEAGAGAALSGAKLAMIAVDEAHCISQWGHDFRPAYRNLKGLKERYGVPILALTATATLPVTNDIVEQLAMAEPLRVRGSFFRPNLHLSAYLKTGEKAAPRPGTVNDTKNSILRLVQGRKGQSGIVYCLSRKSVESMAEFLSGRGIKALAYHAGMESSQREHVQDAFKSDDADVIVATVAFGMGIDKPDVRFVIHRDMPRSVESYIQEVGRAGRDGAPSDCVMFYSWADVMSYERLVSDLEPSQAEWHRSRAREMFRTIDRRACRHQTMAKHLGEDMPPCGASCDACGGLDPVGSAPAVAAPRKMSFGVRAPSETASTSAGNSMFSKLKALRKKLADARHVPAYMVFNDATLMAMSSQMPKNEEEMRQVSGVGPKKWVEYGEIFLAALREG, encoded by the coding sequence ATGACGCCCGAGCAGGTCCTCAAAGACGTCTTCGGCTACCCTTCCTTTCGCCCCGGTCAAAGGGAGATCATCGACGCCGTCCTGGCCGGGCGCGACTGCGTCGGCGTGATGCCCACCGGCGCGGGCAAGTCCCTGACCTACCAGATCCCGGCCCGCCTATTAAAAGGCGTGACCTTGGTCGTCAGCCCGCTGATCTCCCTGATGAAGGACCAAGTGGACGCCGCGGTGTCGGTCGGCCTGCGGGCGACTTTCCTCAACTCGAGCCTCACGCCGGACGAGCGGCGGGAGCGCATCGACGGCCTCCAGCGCGGCGATTACGAGCTCGTGTACGCCGCGCCGGAAGGCCTGGAAGCGGGGGCGGGGGCGGCGCTGTCCGGAGCGAAGCTCGCGATGATCGCGGTGGACGAGGCCCATTGCATCAGCCAGTGGGGGCACGATTTCAGACCGGCGTACCGGAACCTGAAGGGCCTCAAGGAAAGGTACGGAGTACCCATATTGGCTCTGACGGCCACGGCAACGTTGCCTGTCACCAACGACATCGTCGAGCAGCTCGCCATGGCCGAGCCTCTCCGCGTCAGAGGCTCGTTCTTCCGTCCCAACCTTCACCTGTCCGCTTATCTCAAGACCGGGGAGAAGGCCGCGCCGCGGCCCGGGACGGTCAACGACACGAAGAACTCGATCCTGCGGCTCGTGCAGGGGCGCAAGGGGCAGAGCGGCATCGTGTATTGCCTGTCGCGGAAGTCGGTCGAGTCGATGGCCGAGTTCCTGTCGGGACGGGGCATCAAGGCCCTGGCCTACCACGCGGGCATGGAGTCCTCCCAGCGAGAGCACGTTCAGGACGCCTTCAAATCCGACGACGCCGACGTGATCGTCGCGACCGTCGCCTTCGGCATGGGCATCGACAAGCCCGACGTGCGCTTCGTCATCCACCGCGACATGCCCCGCTCGGTCGAGTCCTATATCCAAGAGGTCGGCCGCGCGGGGCGCGACGGCGCGCCGAGCGACTGCGTGATGTTCTACTCCTGGGCCGACGTGATGAGCTATGAGCGCCTGGTCTCCGACCTGGAGCCGTCCCAGGCCGAGTGGCACCGCTCCCGCGCGCGAGAGATGTTCCGCACCATCGACCGCCGCGCCTGCCGCCACCAGACGATGGCCAAGCACCTCGGCGAGGACATGCCCCCGTGCGGCGCCTCCTGCGACGCCTGCGGAGGTCTCGACCCCGTCGGCTCCGCGCCCGCCGTCGCGGCGCCGCGCAAGATGTCCTTCGGCGTCCGCGCCCCGTCGGAGACCGCGTCGACCTCGGCGGGCAACTCGATGTTCTCCAAGCTCAAGGCCCTGCGCAAGAAGCTCGCCGACGCGCGGCACGTGCCCGCCTACATGGTCTTCAACGACGCGACCTTGATGGCGATGTCCTCTCAGATGCCGAAGAACGAGGAGGAGATGCGCCAGGTGTCCGGCGTCGGCCCGAAGAAGTGGGTCGAGTACGGCGAGATATTCCTCGCCGCGCTGCGCGAGGGCTGA
- a CDS encoding inorganic phosphate transporter produces the protein MPPHLSASVLFVIGLAYLFDFLNGMHDSANSIATVVSTRVLSPRHAVVWAAFFNFVAFAVFGVHVANTIGKGLVDPAVVDTAVVAGALIGASIWSWITIKLGIPVSSSHSLIGGMVGAGISKAGTSVLQYDKLKTTVAFIFLSPMIGMLFGFLLMVAVFWIYRRKAPSQVDRTFRVGQLLSAALYSLSHGGNDAQKTMGIIAVLLFSNGLLGEKFYVPFWVVISCHAVIALGTMMGGWKIVHTMGNKVTKLKPVGGFCAETGAGLSIMICSFMGVPVSTTHTITGAIVGVGSTQRLSAVRWGVAGRIVWAWFLTIPFAAICAGFTYQVVKLFF, from the coding sequence ATGCCGCCGCATCTGTCCGCGTCCGTCCTCTTCGTCATCGGGCTCGCGTACCTGTTCGACTTCCTGAACGGGATGCACGACTCGGCCAACTCGATCGCGACCGTCGTCTCGACGCGCGTCCTGTCGCCCAGGCACGCCGTCGTCTGGGCGGCGTTCTTCAACTTCGTCGCCTTCGCGGTGTTCGGCGTGCACGTCGCCAACACCATCGGCAAGGGCCTCGTCGACCCGGCCGTCGTCGACACCGCGGTCGTCGCCGGGGCGCTGATCGGCGCGAGCATCTGGTCCTGGATCACGATCAAGCTCGGCATACCCGTCTCCTCGTCGCACTCGCTGATCGGCGGCATGGTCGGCGCCGGCATCTCGAAGGCGGGGACATCGGTCCTGCAGTACGACAAGCTCAAGACGACCGTGGCCTTCATCTTCCTCTCGCCGATGATCGGCATGCTCTTCGGCTTCCTGCTGATGGTCGCCGTGTTCTGGATCTACCGGCGCAAGGCGCCGAGCCAGGTGGACCGTACCTTCCGGGTCGGCCAACTGCTCTCCGCCGCCCTGTACAGCCTCTCGCACGGCGGCAACGACGCCCAGAAGACGATGGGCATCATCGCGGTGCTGCTGTTCTCGAACGGACTCCTGGGCGAGAAGTTCTACGTGCCGTTCTGGGTCGTCATCAGCTGCCACGCGGTCATCGCACTCGGCACCATGATGGGCGGCTGGAAGATCGTCCACACGATGGGCAACAAGGTCACCAAGCTCAAGCCCGTCGGCGGCTTCTGCGCCGAGACCGGCGCGGGGCTCTCGATCATGATCTGCTCCTTCATGGGCGTGCCCGTCTCGACCACCCACACCATCACGGGCGCGATCGTCGGCGTCGGCTCGACCCAGCGCCTGTCGGCCGTGCGCTGGGGCGTGGCGGGCCGGATCGTCTGGGCGTGGTTCCTCACGATCCCGTTCGCCGCGATCTGCGCCGGCTTCACCTACCAGGTCGTCAAGCTCTTCTTCTAG
- a CDS encoding response regulator transcription factor, which translates to MIADSAAPPQCEGRFRCVDSRGAKWKHVVVAQEKLLVVEDDRNLVKLLKYNLEKEGWRVISAADGEAGLAALRKERPDLVVLDGMMPKLDGFEFLKIIRRETRVPVIMLTARKEEMDRVLGLELGADDYVTKPFGVRELIARVKALLRRAAPVSESAPGGVLRAGGITLDPERYEVAVRGKAVALTTKEFEFLKLLLSAGGRALTRDQLLEKVWGYDRSMEIDTRTIDQHVARLREKLGPEGVLVATVKNVGYRIKADA; encoded by the coding sequence ATGATAGCGGATAGCGCGGCCCCCCCGCAATGCGAGGGCCGCTTCAGATGCGTTGACTCCCGCGGCGCGAAATGGAAACATGTCGTCGTGGCGCAGGAAAAGCTGCTCGTCGTCGAGGATGACCGGAACCTGGTCAAGCTCCTCAAGTACAACCTCGAGAAGGAGGGCTGGCGCGTGATCTCCGCCGCCGACGGCGAGGCCGGCCTGGCGGCCCTGCGCAAGGAGCGTCCCGACCTGGTCGTGCTCGACGGGATGATGCCGAAGCTCGACGGCTTCGAGTTCCTGAAGATCATCCGCCGCGAGACGCGCGTCCCCGTCATCATGCTCACCGCCCGCAAGGAGGAGATGGACCGGGTGCTCGGCCTCGAGCTCGGCGCCGACGATTACGTGACCAAGCCCTTCGGCGTGCGCGAGTTGATCGCGCGGGTGAAGGCACTCCTGCGCCGCGCCGCGCCCGTGTCGGAGTCCGCCCCCGGCGGCGTGCTGCGCGCCGGCGGCATCACGCTCGACCCCGAGCGCTACGAGGTCGCGGTCCGCGGGAAGGCGGTCGCCCTGACCACGAAGGAGTTCGAGTTCCTCAAGCTGCTGCTCTCCGCCGGCGGGCGGGCGCTCACCCGGGACCAGCTGCTCGAGAAGGTCTGGGGCTACGACCGCTCGATGGAGATCGACACGCGCACGATCGACCAGCACGTCGCGCGCCTGCGCGAGAAGCTGGGGCCCGAGGGCGTGCTCGTGGCCACCGTCAAGAACGTCGGCTACCGGATCAAGGCGGACGCATGA